In one Plasmodium reichenowi strain SY57 chromosome 7, whole genome shotgun sequence genomic region, the following are encoded:
- a CDS encoding hypothetical protein (conserved Plasmodium protein, unknown function~part of same gene as PRSY57_0711000A~gap found within coding sequence) translates to NSDIKTVYSSIFSNSKVTIDGTCSSMKELIKGRSLKYLDELGTEEYVNSDDVFNFSIFVYTVNGQPDIIQQVYKKHPNYISYIITCKESELFDNIDDAKDNKNVFHTNPNILSQLMIVFLIFFFLFIGFYILINISTPKIYEEKQLIINKEH, encoded by the exons GAATAGTGATATTAAAACAGTCTATTCAAGTATTTTTAGt AATTCCAAGGTGACAATAGATGGAACCTGTTCATCTATGAAAGAATTAATTAAAGGAAGAAGCCTAAAATATTTAg ATGAATTGGGTACTGAGGAATATGTAAATTCAGATGAT gtctttaatttttccatttttgtatatacTGTCAATGGACAACCAG aTATTATACAACAAGTTTATAAGAAACATCCAAATTATATTAGCTATATAATAACGTGCAAGGAAAGTGAACTTTTTGATAATATTGACGACGCcaaagataataaaaatgttttcCATACCAATCCT aaTATTCTATCCCAGTTAATGATTgtctttttaatattttttttcctttttattggattttacattttaataaatatcaGCACACCAAAAATATATGA
- a CDS encoding hypothetical protein (conserved Plasmodium protein, unknown function~part of same gene as PRSY57_0711000B~gap found within coding sequence) translates to MFKKFFVFITFLVFIIKYIHCDIIIVDSNKDIQGFDPNSVLNLSE, encoded by the exons atgtttaaaaagttttttgtttttataacCTTCCTTGTTTTcatcataaaatatatccattgtgatataataatagtaga TTCAAATAAAGATATCCAAGGATTTGATCCTAATTCAGTTTTAAACTTGTCTGAG
- a CDS encoding hypothetical protein (conserved Plasmodium protein, unknown function) — MEDDENNIKGCYDMNGSNDKVEDNVRQNEGEKNNMNELKEENNIINEEKMKEISDKYIKYLECIKNNWSSSQASKLLNKNLIKYISQRFLYMSSSLKVRVLTSFFYIPDKLRKESEPYLLLISSSAEIDGNGWVKKFSRILKPYIKTGVIDIKEIDSQTMHRILNYIDQENEKKKKHKKSYFHNKKELEYIHMCDPINELKNLENKNIIHSDEYKMFTPSKNFDGLFSSIIKKGINEFKS, encoded by the exons ATGgaagatgatgaaaataatataaaaggGTGTTATGATATGAATGGTTCAAATGATAAGGTCGAAGATAATGTAAGACAAAATGaaggagaaaaaaataatatgaatgaattaaaagaagagaacaatattataaatgaagaaaaaatgaaagagATAAgtgataaatatattaaatatttagaatgtataaaaaacaaCTGGTCGTCATCTCAGGCATCGAAacttttaaataaaaatttaataaagtATATATCACAAagatttttatatatgtctAGTTCACTAAAAGTAAGAGTGTTAACaagttttttttatatacctgataaattaagaaaagaaagtgaaccatatttattattaatcTCTTCAAGTGCAGAAATTGATGGTAATGGATGGGTAAAGAAATTTAGCAGAATTTTAAAGCCATATATTAAAACAGGTGTTATcgatataaaagaaattgaTAGTCAAACAATGCATCgtatattaaattatatcGATCAAgaaaatgagaaaaaaaaaaaacataaaaagtcttattttcataataaaaaagaattagaatatatacatatgtgtGATCcaataaatgaattaaaaaatttagaaaataaaaatataatacattcagacgaatataaaatgtttaCTCCTTCCAAAAACTTCGATGGTCTCTTTTCATCg ATAATTAAAAAGGGAATAAATGAATTTAAAAGCTGA